The following are encoded in a window of Methanobrevibacter ruminantium M1 genomic DNA:
- a CDS encoding BsuBI/PstI family type II restriction endonuclease, which produces MSKFYEAKSILKNLEVPDKQQSDICVYTFLSLLSVSEDTKWEDSTNEWIRIHDVIQFIKNNYGVVYAENSRETIRKTAMHPFRDAAFIEDNGVPTNSPRYKYRITDELLEVVISYNTSNWGSALSSFKENHETLIEIYSSKKEMRKMPVKINGQDLTFSPGKHNILQILIIKEFAPRFAPNSECLYVGDTTKKDLIKNTEKLQELGFEISLHDKMPDVVLYSEENDWIYFVEAVTSVGPMSQKRVNEIEKMTEEVESGKIFVTAFLDMKDFKKFSEEIAWETEIWVASFPDHMIHMNGDKFLGPR; this is translated from the coding sequence ATGAGTAAATTTTATGAAGCTAAATCAATTTTAAAAAATTTGGAAGTGCCTGATAAACAACAATCAGATATATGCGTATATACATTTTTATCTTTGCTGTCTGTTTCAGAAGATACAAAGTGGGAAGATTCAACTAATGAATGGATCAGAATTCATGATGTCATCCAATTCATAAAGAATAATTATGGTGTGGTATATGCAGAAAACAGTAGAGAAACTATTAGAAAGACAGCAATGCACCCTTTTAGAGATGCAGCTTTTATTGAAGACAATGGTGTGCCTACTAACTCTCCAAGATACAAATATAGGATAACTGATGAATTATTGGAAGTTGTTATTAGTTATAATACTTCTAACTGGGGTTCTGCTTTAAGTTCATTTAAGGAAAATCATGAAACCCTAATTGAAATTTATTCCTCCAAGAAAGAGATGAGGAAAATGCCTGTAAAGATTAATGGACAAGATTTGACCTTTTCACCAGGAAAACACAATATACTTCAAATATTAATCATTAAAGAGTTTGCTCCAAGATTTGCTCCTAATTCAGAATGTCTGTATGTTGGGGATACAACTAAAAAAGATTTGATAAAGAACACTGAAAAATTGCAGGAATTAGGGTTTGAGATCAGTTTGCATGATAAAATGCCTGATGTCGTATTGTATTCAGAAGAGAATGATTGGATTTACTTTGTTGAAGCTGTAACAAGTGTAGGTCCTATGAGTCAAAAGAGAGTGAATGAGATTGAAAAGATGACTGAAGAAGTTGAATCAGGGAAAATTTTTGTGACTGCTTTTTTAGATATGAAGGATTTTAAAAAGTTCTCTGAAGAGATTGCTTGGGAAACTGAGATATGGGTAGCTAGTTTTCCTGATCATATGATTCATATGAATGGAGATAAATTCTTAGGTCCAAGGTAA